Genomic segment of Bacillota bacterium:
GTCTTTGATCCCCCGGCCCCTGTCCTCCACTACCACCTCGAGCCCCCCGTCCTGCGCCCGGCCGGCGACCCAGACCGGGCCCGGGGACTGGCCCGCGTAGGCGTGAATCACGGCGTTGGCCACCATCTCGGAGACGGCCAGCTTGATGTCCTCGATCTCGTCCAGCGTGAAGGCCAACCGCGCGGCGAAGGCCGCGACGACCGCCCTGGCGAAGGCCAGGTTATCGGGGGACGCCGCAATGGCCAAAAGGAAGCTGTCCGGCCCTTGTCCCCATGCCGCAGTCAGCCATCTCGGCGAGCGTGCCGGTTCACCGCTCATGGGGCGTGCGCCTCCTCCGCCTCGGGGCAGGCCCGCTGCGCTTCGGGGCCAGGCGGGTGAGGGCTTCCGCCTCGCTGCCGGCTACCTCCACCAGCCTGAGCGCGCCGCTGATCTCCAGCATCC
This window contains:
- the spoIIAB gene encoding anti-sigma F factor; its protein translation is MSGEPARSPRWLTAAWGQGPDSFLLAIAASPDNLAFARAVVAAFAARLAFTLDEIEDIKLAVSEMVANAVIHAYAGQSPGPVWVAGRAQDGGLEVVVEDRGRGIKDVARAREAGYSSAGGDHLGIGFSVAETYMDQVLVDSVPGEGTCVRLFKRPAADQKQAGPR